A window from Mercenaria mercenaria strain notata unplaced genomic scaffold, MADL_Memer_1 contig_1830, whole genome shotgun sequence encodes these proteins:
- the LOC128551916 gene encoding interferon-induced very large GTPase 1-like, with protein MSDLSENTTEPSTRKATFDRLLKALGLEDKYPRKITMKDVTTIDLLEGQTEDPSEVNLCDIPQRFLKQLLTSNSEARDLLVPASKEEDTDFDTDDLELLGIDDTSDSNDISPLDILIVVFQCCDPMLQQMICQKMYLCKIAVPFSYVIWEGNNSRFEIPVWPLRSLTLGCSIYNADTPVSNNEFDILSLSTKVVAFSRFCRPNYSKSALLNKILSDQGHSTFFHKDCPSGATRRIVSNGYIEQFWLPTIDESKDKFKDALTFLNIRGAIEELDDSRLNFLSSFVDVMVMVVDQRSTVALKSEVENMLLKFPKVILIIASPLQKCDAKLLKEMQTRKKSKDKDSNLNVISTHKSGTERNSVDMALTISKAIRSENEHNISKPLEDRLIETQTHMCTIDENESTCQLGRKEAEIIINAMKEDGEARVWKRAVTPVQYTSVPKLGNLIKQHCRSQDLTETSKMESEIEQLRHAQTKMVSKSLRTFLNALTSKTKSKGEIAYFLGWLHYFIEREKRTVLPELMEKRKNAWEQLKYMEESGSSNKKSIEEQKELIKKIKTEVDEASFSIEHINREIGHIYNAAFKTNTDNRAIGLPPLPDVVEVYASLVANGQPLEVIDGDSSYMPYEWLKNILARVNQLLGKNTILALSVLGIQSSGKSTLLNTMFGSQFSTKTGRCTKGIHMQLVPVNTIPKQTYQNNFDYILVVDTEGLCSPELNSLDYEHDNELATVITGIGDMTLLNIMGENTSEIKDILEIVVHAFLRLKLSNKSIDLQKSCIFIHQNVTEPSASAHMSEGLNKLVSDLDKMTEISAHSEGIEGISKFNQVIAFDQKSQVWYLNNLWQGNPPMAKVNVGYSSRVVELRSEIIDHALQMKDKSFKSLIDILTNAYDLWKGVLNENFLFSFRNSIEVKASMDMEIEVQKNLWRFECEVLEEVSKVPWSRFASCSKNDRLADKVNAVITELHLFLDSKMSKIENNVTKFFDENEYKQIIKQWKQGQLNKIDVKYTALDKTITDEVHKAKERRELELFAESRIEKHEEVLRKESMNSVNKYRGKDLSDTEINMLFEDVWKPFEDEVKKSSKPSGEVNCIRDILIESLCSIFKRERAILDQTLHARNDLKCQNAQPISLKGSFKETGIDETDFSYSLVKKVKEFIKSQNAMPNIITRIDQVFEEIERKMAYPTDVELTKIHVNAILHHLGQKLKEIERDTDEISFKSTFSVKLYVHVSCYVHYEFVKHNQNHSLKYGIDAKLRKFKEQQIISFGLHIKNRKKEDRVAELFCNVLKDFIHNITLEILPIKATKELIRILPVSKKRLIICICTDLIDDDNFDNFIDYINSPDMYANKWLLQKSKEYLFGSSEMLFELAKEIADSHFKDLNRCFQESVRNNQNASITKLLDEFLLQLQNKKLSIPSDDLKDVRINAAKIAESSFQDVVKLIESKKDEVITKLKIKLRSDCVENIQWRGSNPYSKVENELWGCTEKCAFCGEPCEGTKDHSGKHRTIQHRPPCCKGVREGDTGLARLASCNVNVKSEDRAHGCGVFAYRCNP; from the coding sequence ATGTCCGACCTTTCAGAAAACACGACAGAACCAAGCACTAGAAAAGCTACGTTTGACCGACTACTAAAGGCATTAGGACTTGAGGACAAATATCCCAGAAAGATTACAATGAAGGATGTCACAACTATTGATCTACTAGAAGGGCAGACTGAAGATCCATCAGAAGTTAATTTATGTGATATACCTCAAAGGTTTCTAAAACAACTTTTGACTTCAAACAGTGAAGCTAGGGATCTATTGGTGCCGGCAAGCAAAGAGGAAGATACTGATTTTGATACAGACGACTTAGAGCTGTTGGGCATAGATGATACCTCAGATTCGAACGATATAAGTCCTTTAGATATTCTAATTGTAGTATTTCAGTGTTGCGACCCAATGTTACAACAAATGATATGTCAGAAAATGTATCTTTGTAAAATAGCAGTTCCATTTTCCTATGTTATCTGGGAGGGTAACAATTCACGATTTGAAATTCCTGTATGGCCTTTGAGATCTCTAACATTAGGATGCAGTATATACAATGCAGATACCCCAGTTTCTAATAACGAATTTGACATTCTGAGTTTATCAACAAAAGTAGTAGCTTTTTCAAGGTTTTGTCGTCCTAATTACTCTAAGTCTGCACTTTTGAATAAAATTCTGTCTGACCAAGGGCATAGTACCTTTTTTCACAAGGATTGTCCTTCTGGTGCTACTCGGAGAATTGTAAGTAATGGTTATATTGAACAGTTTTGGCTCCCGACAATTGATGAAAGTAAGGACAAGTTTAAAGATGCATTGACATTTTTGAATATACGGGGGGCGATAGAAGAACTCGATGACAGCCGTTTAAACTTCCTATCTTCATTTGTTGACGTCATGGTAATGGTAGTTGATCAGCGCTCTACTGTAGCGCTTAAAAGTGAAGTAGAAAATATGTTGCTAAAATTTCCAAAAGTCATTCTAATAATTGCCAGCCCGCTACAAAAATGTGATGCAAAATTGCTCAAAGAAATGCAAACAAGAAAAAAGTCCAAAGATAAAGATTCTAATTTGAATGTAATCTCAACGCATAAAAGTGGCACTGAACGAAACTCTGTCGATATGGCTTTAACTATAAGTAAGGCTATTCGCAGTGAGAATGAACATAACATCTCAAAACCACTAGAAGACCGTTTAATTGAAACTCAAACCCACATGTGTACCATCGATGAAAATGAATCTACATGTCAACTTGGTAGAAAAGAAGCAGAAATTATCATCAATGCTATGAAAGAAGATGGGGAAGCACGGGTATGGAAGAGAGCTGTTACACCTGTGCAATACACATCTGTCCCTAAATTGggaaatttgataaaacaacacTGTAGATCACAAGATTTAACTGAAACAAGTAAAATGGAGTCAGAAATAGAACAACTGAGGCACGCACAAACTAAAATGGTATCGAAAAGTTTGAGAACGTTTCTAAATGCACTAACAAGTAAGACTAAATCAAAGGGTGAAATTGCTTACTTTCTTGGATGGTTGCATTATTTCATTGAACGAGAGAAACGGACAGTATTGCCTGAACTTATGGAGAAGAGAAAGAACGCATGGGAACAATTAAAGTATATGGAGGAAAGCGGAAGCTCAAATAAGAAGAGCATTGAGGAACAGAAAGAactaataaagaaaataaaaacagaagtTGACGAAGCTTCGTTTTCTATCGAGCACATTAATCGAGAAATTGGTCATATATATAATGCAGCATTCAAGACGAACACAGATAATCGTGCAATTGGATTGCCGCCACTTCCTGATGTTGTTGAAGTCTATGCAAGTTTAGTTGCTAATGGCCAACCGCTCGAAGTTATTGATGGCGATAGTTCATACATGCCATATGAGTggctaaaaaatattttagctcGCGTGAACCAACTTTTAGGTAAAAATACAATACTGGCACTGAGCGTTCTTGGAATCCAGAGCTCTGGCAAATCTACATTACTAAATACAATGTTTGGATCACAATTTTCAACCAAAACTGGTAGATGCACTAAAGGAATACATATGCAACTTGTGCCGGTGAATACAATACCAAAGCAGACATATCAGAATAACTTTGATTACATTCTTGTTGTTGACACTGAAGGTCTATGTTCTCCTGAACTTAACAGTCTTGATTATGAACATGACAATGAGTTAGCTACAGTCATAACAGGTATTGGTGATATGACATTGTTAAACATAATGGGAGAAAATACCAGTGAAATAAAGGATATCTTGGAAATAGTCGTGCATGCATTTCTTCGCCTTAAACTTTCAAACAAAAGTATCGACTTACAAAAGAGCTGCATATTTATACATCAGAATGTAACAGAACCATCGGCGTCAGCGCACATGTCCGAAGGATTGAACAAACTTGTGAGCGACCTTGACAAAATGACAGAAATTTCAGCTCATAGTGAAGGTATTGAAGGAATAAGCAAATTTAATCAAGTAATTGCATTTGACCAGAAATCACAGGTGTGGTATCTCAACAACCTTTGGCAAGGTAATCCTCCAATGGCTAAAGTAAATGTTGGGTACAGCAGTAGAGTTGTCGAACTAAGGTCCGAAATTATAGATCATGCATTGCAAATGAAAGATAAATCATTCAAGTCGTTGATAGATATCTTAACAAATGCATATGATCTGTGGAAAGGAGTTTTGAACGAAAACTTCTTATTTTCGTTCAGAAACAGCATTGAAGTGAAAGCTAGCATGGACATGGAAATCGAAGTCCAGAAGAATTTGTGGCGTTTTGAATGTGAGGTTTTGGAGGAAGTGTCGAAGGTACCATGGAGTAGGTTTGCATCGTGTTCAAAGAATGACCGCTTAGCAGATAAAGTAAATGCTGTTATAACGGAATTACATTTATTCTTAGACAGTAAaatgtctaaaatagaaaataacgTTACTAAATTCTTcgatgaaaatgaatataaacaaataataaaacaatggaAGCAAGGACAACTAaataaaattgatgtaaaatataCTGCGCTAGACAAGACTATAACAGATGAAGTACACAAAGCAAAAGAAAGGAGAGAGCTTGAGCTGTTTGCAGAATCCAGAATCGAAAAACACGAAGAAGTACTGCGCAAGGAGTCAATGAATAGTGTGAATAAATATAGAGGTAAGGACTTGTCTGACACagaaataaatatgctttttgaGGATGTATGGAAACCGTTTGAGGATGAAGTTAAAAAATCATCTAAACCTTCAGGAGAAGTAAACTGTATACGTGATATTTTAATTGAAAGCCTTTGTAGTATATTTAAACGTGAAAGGGCAATTCTAGATCAAACATTGCATGCAAGAAATGATTTGAAATGTCAGAATGCACAACCAATTTCTTTAAAAGGGTCGTTCAAAGAAACCGGTATTGATGAAACAGATTTTAGTTACTCTTTGGTAAAAAAGGTAAAAGAATTTATAAAGTCTCAAAATGCTATGCCAAATATCATAACACGTATAGACCAAGTTTTTGAAGAGATTGAGAGAAAGATGGCGTACCCTACTGATGTTGAACTAACTAAAATTCATGTAAACGCAATTTTGCATCATCTTGGTCAAAAGTTGAAGGAAATTGAAAGAGATACAGATGAAATCAGCTTTAAAAGCACATTTAGCGTTAAGTTATACGTACATGTAAGTTGCTATGTACATTATGAATTCGTAAAACACAATCAAAATCATAGCCTAAAATATGGTATTGATGCTAAATTAAGAAAATTCAAAGAACAACAAATAATCAGCTTTGGATTACATAtcaaaaacagaaagaaagaagACAGAGTAGCTGAACTATTTTGTAATGTCTTGAAAGACTTTATTCATAACATTACACTTGAAATTCTTCCAATTAAAGCTACTAAAGAGCTTATCAGAATACTGCCCGTCTCAAAAAAAAGATTAATCATATGCATTTGCACCGACCTGATAGATGATGATAATTTCGACAATTTTATTGATTATATTAATAGTCCAGATATGTATGCAAACAAATGGTTATTACAAAAAAGTAAAGAATACCTCTTTGGAAGCTCGGAAATGCTATTTGAACTGGCCAAAGAAATAGCTGATAGCCACTTTAAGGACTTGAATAGATGTTTTCAAGAAAGTGTAAGAAACAATCAAAATGCAAGCATCACTAAACTTCTCGATGAATTTCTGTTGCAGCTACAGAATAAAAAGCTTTCAATTCCTTCAGATGATCTCAAAGATGTTAGAATCAATGCAGCTAAAATTGCAGAAAGTTCGTTTCAGGATGTTGTAAAACTCATAGAATCAAAAAAGGATGAAGTTATTACGAAGTTGAAAATCAAGTTGAGGTCAGATTGTGTAGAAAACATTCAATGGCGAGgttcaaatccatatagtaaagTCGAAAACGAGCTTTGGGGTTGCACTGAAAAATGTGCGTTTTGCGGAGAGCCTTGCGAAGGTACCAAAGATCACTCTGGAAAACACAGAACTATCCAGCACAGACCTCCGTGCTGTAAAGGAGTGCGTGAAGGTGATACTGGCTTAGCACGTCTTGCGTCGTGTAATGTTAATGTTAAATCCGAGGATAGGGCCCATGGTTGCGGAGTATTCGCTTATCGATGTAATCCAG